One stretch of Nycticebus coucang isolate mNycCou1 chromosome 7, mNycCou1.pri, whole genome shotgun sequence DNA includes these proteins:
- the GALNT3 gene encoding polypeptide N-acetylgalactosaminyltransferase 3 isoform X2 — translation MEIWGGENIEMSFRVWQCGGQLEIMPCSVVGHVFRSKSPHSFPKGTQVIARNQVRLAEVWMDEYKEIFYRRNTDAAKIVKQKSFGDLSKRFEIKHRLQCKNFTWYLNNIYPEVYVPDLNPVISGYIKSIGKPLCLDVGENNQGGKPLIMYTCHGLGGNQYFEYSSLREIRHNIQKELCLHAAKGPVQLKACAYKGGKTVVTIEQIWEIQKDQLLYNPLFKMCLSANGEHPNLVSCNPSDPLQKWIFSQND, via the exons ATGGAAATCTGGGGAGGTGAAAATATAGAGATGTCTTTCAGA gtaTGGCAATGTGGTGGGCAGTTGGAGATTATGCCTTGCTCTGTTGTTGGACATGTTTTTCGCAGCAAAAGCCCTCATTCCTTTCCAAAAGGCACTCAGGTGATTGCTCGCAACCAAGTTCGCCTTGCAGAAGTCTGGATGGATGAATACAAGGAAATATTTTATAGGAGAAACACAGATGCAGCAAAAATTGTTAAACAA AAATCGTTTGGAGATCTTTCaaaaagatttgaaataaaaCACCGTCTTCAATGTAAAAATTTTACATGGTATCTGAACAATATTTATCCAGAAGTATATGTGCCAGACCTTAATCCTGTTATATCTGGATAT ATTAAAAGTATTGGTAAGCCTCTATGTCTGGATGTTGGAGAAAATAATCAAGGTGGCAAACCATTAATTATGTACACATGTCATGGACTTGGGGGAAACCAG tacTTTGAATACTCTTCTCTACGTGAAATTCGGCACAATATCCAAAAGGAATTATGTCTTCATGCAGCTAAAGGTCCTGTTCAGCTGAAGGCCTGTGCCTACAAAGGTGGCAAAACAGTTGTCACCATAGAACAGATATGGGAGATCCAGAAG GATCAACTTCTATACAATCCACTCTTTAAAATGTGCCTTTCAGCAAATGGAGAGCATCCAAACTTAGTGTCATGCAATCCATCAGATCCACTCCAAAAATGGATATTTAGCCAAAATGATTAA